From Flavobacteriales bacterium:
CGCTTGCAATTAACTACAGTTATGTAATGAGAGGTAAGAGCAACTTCTACAAATCTAAATACAGCTCTGTATTCAGTGCAGGGAAAGGGAAAAAACGAAAAGTCAGAGCTAAATTCTAGAATAACTAACAATTTCAGCTAGGCAATCTCAAAAACTGGAATACTTTACTAAGCGGTTTTCTAATTATTATCAAAGGAGAAATAGCAAGGTTATTAATTTTCCAACTTTTATATACCTCATAATTCGAAACCCAGTAGTTCATTAACGAATTATTACTTACGCCGCCCGCCAACATCTTTACAATTACTTTTGGCAGATATACACATTTAGTATTATGCTTATACATAAACCTCAACATCAGCTCATAATCGGCCGAAATTTTAAAGTTTAAACTAAACCCACCATAAACTTCGTATATTTCTTTCTTTATATATGTAGCCATATGAGGTGTCATCCATCCATCTTTAAAGGCCTCCCTATTAAACTCCCCTGTTCTCCAATATCTAATTATCTTTTCTTGATTCTCAGGTTTTACCACTACTAAATCTCCATAAACGATATCCGCATCGGTTTCCTTAAACTTAGTAACGATTTCAGAGATACAATCTCGAGAATTTAGCATATCCTCGGCATTACCCAATCCAATAACTTCGCCGGTAGCGCTAAAAACACCTTTATTCATGGCATCATAAATACCCTTATCCGGTTCGCTTATTACTTTGGCTATCTTATTGCCAAAAGACCGTACAACATCCATAGAGTTATCCGTTGAGGCCCCATCTATAATTATATATTCTATTTCAGCATAGTCTTGATTTACAACAGAATCTATTGTCTGCTTGATAGAATCGCCATTATTATAGCATATTGTTATTATTGAAACTTTCATTCTATTATTCGGTCTCTGGTTTTTTTTGCTGGATTCCCTTGATAAATGCCATATGGCTCAAGGTTTTTACTTGTAACAGACCCTACGGTTAATATAGAATGACTTCCACAGGTAACACCTGTACAAACAACAGACTTAGCTCCTATCCACGCCCCTTCTTTTATTCTAATCTCCTCAACTATTAGAGAGAAATCTTTTTTCTTGTAGTTATGATTACCACTTAATATTAATGCACCTTGAGAAATACAAACATTGTTTTCAATTTCTACTTTTGCCAAAGAATCTATCCATACAGATTCACCAATCCAAACATTATCCC
This genomic window contains:
- the wcaF gene encoding colanic acid biosynthesis acetyltransferase WcaF translates to MDNTKVNLSKYDNSTYNPGAGIVTRTAWFFINAIFFINPLQFSSSVKVILLGLFGATIGKNVVLKPGVNIKYPWNLRLGDNVWIGESVWIDSLAKVEIENNVCISQGALILSGNHNYKKKDFSLIVEEIRIKEGAWIGAKSVVCTGVTCGSHSILTVGSVTSKNLEPYGIYQGNPAKKTRDRIIE
- a CDS encoding glycosyltransferase, with amino-acid sequence MKVSIITICYNNGDSIKQTIDSVVNQDYAEIEYIIIDGASTDNSMDVVRSFGNKIAKVISEPDKGIYDAMNKGVFSATGEVIGLGNAEDMLNSRDCISEIVTKFKETDADIVYGDLVVVKPENQEKIIRYWRTGEFNREAFKDGWMTPHMATYIKKEIYEVYGGFSLNFKISADYELMLRFMYKHNTKCVYLPKVIVKMLAGGVSNNSLMNYWVSNYEVYKSWKINNLAISPLIIIRKPLSKVFQFLRLPS